From a single Bacillus gobiensis genomic region:
- a CDS encoding TDT family transporter — protein MIFIFLFIIILTLAIIVNLKVSRLNISTVAGAPIMAMGIMMKDILTEDFALPYISGIVFHLIILIAFWVIIHYTFDMLEGVFYSSHIKDPISSFSTGTWIAAISVITVLLSDKQFYTPSRILFFINLVLWLSYLGLAVRNYIYIFKATKKYSHQIHGGLLLTCVVTQSIVISGYTIFGVAFPTHFADILLIIGFLFYLLNFGIILFRYIHIPNKDLTESWTNTNCIIHGAMSITGVSLTFSHFEAFYILDFIWIVSFTLFLIIEAIEVFRSTQRVKKLGWKQGVFSYSPSQWARIFTFGTFLFFTERIPKGHHLLIDSLQNLVFLFLPILIVLLILIEVLLISLQVHQNFTRKDEPIHLPYENSRYSPQ, from the coding sequence ATGATTTTTATATTTTTATTCATTATTATTCTTACATTAGCGATTATAGTTAACTTGAAAGTTTCCCGCCTAAACATTTCTACAGTAGCTGGTGCTCCCATCATGGCAATGGGAATTATGATGAAAGACATCCTTACGGAGGATTTCGCCCTTCCTTATATAAGCGGTATAGTTTTCCATCTCATTATCCTCATAGCCTTTTGGGTTATCATACATTACACGTTTGATATGCTGGAAGGTGTCTTTTATTCATCACATATAAAAGACCCTATATCTAGTTTTTCGACAGGGACTTGGATTGCTGCCATATCCGTTATTACCGTTTTACTTTCAGATAAGCAATTTTATACCCCTTCACGGATTCTTTTTTTTATTAATCTTGTCTTATGGCTTTCATATTTAGGATTGGCAGTACGAAACTATATATACATTTTTAAAGCAACAAAAAAATACTCACATCAAATTCATGGCGGATTGTTACTGACGTGTGTTGTCACCCAGTCGATTGTTATTTCTGGGTATACCATATTTGGAGTTGCTTTTCCAACACACTTTGCAGACATTCTTCTCATTATCGGTTTCTTATTTTATTTGTTAAATTTTGGAATTATTTTATTTCGGTATATTCATATACCAAATAAAGATCTAACAGAAAGTTGGACAAACACAAACTGCATCATTCATGGCGCTATGTCGATTACAGGTGTATCATTAACCTTTTCACATTTCGAAGCCTTTTACATCCTTGATTTCATCTGGATCGTTTCATTTACCCTTTTCCTCATTATAGAGGCTATTGAGGTTTTCCGGTCTACTCAGCGGGTTAAAAAATTGGGATGGAAGCAAGGAGTCTTTTCCTATTCACCTAGTCAATGGGCAAGAATCTTTACGTTTGGAACGTTTCTTTTTTTCACTGAAAGGATACCCAAGGGCCATCATTTACTAATCGATAGCCTGCAAAACTTAGTCTTCCTCTTTTTACCGATATTGATTGTGCTCCTGATCCTCATTGAGGTTTTGTTAATAAGTTTACAAGTTCATCAAAATTTTACTAGAAAAGACGAACCTATTCATTTACCTTATGAAAACAGCCGATATTCCCCACAGTAA
- a CDS encoding MerR family transcriptional regulator: MEYTVQKLGQLAGVSTRTLRYYDEIGILKPARINSSGYRIYGQKEVDRLQQILFYRELDVNLDKIKDIINASSFDEVSALKEHREQLFDKRKRLDLLIANVEKTIALSEGRIIMSDKEKFEGFKQKMIDENEKKYGKEIREKYGDETINKSNEKLMNMTQEEYQKVKQLEQEVKDTLAEAFKTGDPASDIAQKAADLHKQWLTYSWSKYSKEAHANLAQMYVDDDRFKAYYDDKQPGSAEFLRDAIHIYTGKKS; encoded by the coding sequence ATGGAATATACAGTACAAAAATTGGGGCAGCTGGCTGGAGTCAGCACCAGAACGCTTCGGTACTATGATGAGATTGGAATTCTTAAGCCGGCAAGAATTAACTCGTCAGGCTACCGGATCTATGGTCAAAAGGAAGTTGACAGGCTGCAGCAGATTCTGTTTTACAGAGAACTGGATGTTAACCTGGACAAGATAAAAGACATTATCAATGCCTCATCCTTTGACGAAGTAAGCGCCTTAAAAGAACATCGTGAACAACTCTTTGACAAAAGAAAGCGATTGGATTTGCTAATAGCCAATGTAGAAAAAACAATTGCATTATCGGAAGGGAGAATCATTATGTCAGATAAAGAAAAATTCGAAGGCTTTAAGCAAAAAATGATAGATGAGAACGAGAAAAAGTATGGAAAAGAGATCCGCGAAAAATACGGGGATGAAACGATCAATAAGTCTAATGAGAAGCTGATGAACATGACGCAGGAGGAGTATCAAAAGGTTAAACAGTTGGAGCAGGAAGTAAAGGATACGTTAGCTGAAGCATTCAAAACTGGTGACCCAGCAAGCGACATCGCGCAAAAAGCTGCTGATTTGCATAAACAGTGGTTAACGTATAGCTGGAGCAAATACAGCAAAGAGGCACATGCGAATCTTGCGCAAATGTATGTCGATGACGATCGCTTTAAAGCATATTATGATGACAAGCAGCCAGGAAGCGCAGAATTTTTGAGAGATGCGATTCATATTTATACTGGGAAAAAGAGTTAA
- a CDS encoding C40 family peptidase: protein MILVQANRLPAAFDIKKKKIMRVNMLADQIISTGLRFLGTPYVFNARSDQTNVFDCSSFIQHIFGVNGISLPRNSRQQFLMGTRIPFSQIRQGDLLFFTTKKRENREGVAKIGHVAVYIGKGHILHTYRQGKKVQISELDSHWKSKYKGTKRVI from the coding sequence ATGATACTTGTCCAAGCAAACAGACTGCCGGCCGCATTTGATATAAAAAAAAAGAAAATAATGAGGGTTAACATGCTCGCCGATCAAATTATTTCAACAGGTTTACGCTTTTTAGGAACTCCTTATGTGTTTAACGCCCGTTCGGATCAAACCAATGTATTTGATTGCAGTTCTTTTATTCAGCATATTTTTGGCGTAAACGGGATTTCTCTTCCTAGAAATTCTCGCCAGCAATTTTTAATGGGTACCCGGATTCCTTTTTCTCAAATCCGGCAAGGAGATTTGCTGTTTTTCACAACAAAAAAACGTGAAAATAGAGAAGGCGTCGCAAAAATTGGACATGTCGCCGTCTATATTGGAAAAGGACATATCCTTCATACGTATCGGCAAGGGAAAAAAGTGCAGATCTCCGAGTTAGACTCGCATTGGAAAAGCAAATATAAAGGAACAAAACGAGTGATTTGA
- a CDS encoding glycerophosphodiester phosphodiesterase, with translation MAASGETGMAKEKHKDIVNVSHRGASGYAPEHTLVSYEKGEKMHGDYIEVDLQMTKDGKLIAMHDETVDRTTNGTGRVKDYTLAQIKQLDTGSWFNEAYPQYANPDYEGLKVPTLEEVFQKFGKNAKYYIETKSPDVYPGMEKELLRLVNKYDINKDTLLVQSFSSLSLQKMQQLDPSVKLIQLLSYKSNAVITDAEIAAIKEYAVGVGPNHTYLNQEYVRKVVDSGLEIHPYTVNDKGRMQQLIDWGVTGMFTNFPDQLHEVKKGK, from the coding sequence ATGGCTGCTTCAGGTGAAACTGGTATGGCAAAGGAAAAACATAAGGATATTGTAAACGTTTCACACCGTGGTGCTTCCGGCTATGCTCCTGAACATACTCTTGTATCCTATGAGAAAGGCGAAAAAATGCACGGTGACTATATTGAAGTGGACCTGCAAATGACAAAGGACGGCAAATTAATAGCCATGCACGACGAGACTGTTGACCGGACGACAAATGGGACAGGAAGAGTAAAAGATTATACATTAGCACAAATTAAACAGCTGGATACAGGGAGCTGGTTTAACGAAGCTTACCCTCAATACGCAAATCCTGACTATGAAGGATTAAAAGTTCCTACTCTTGAAGAGGTCTTTCAAAAATTCGGGAAAAACGCAAAGTATTACATTGAAACGAAATCTCCTGATGTATATCCTGGTATGGAAAAAGAGCTTTTACGTCTTGTAAATAAATACGATATTAACAAAGATACGCTTCTAGTTCAGTCGTTTAGTTCATTAAGCTTGCAAAAAATGCAGCAGCTGGATCCATCGGTCAAGCTCATACAGTTGCTCTCCTATAAAAGCAATGCGGTAATTACCGATGCTGAAATTGCAGCAATAAAAGAATACGCCGTTGGAGTCGGACCTAACCATACATATTTAAATCAAGAATATGTAAGGAAGGTTGTTGATAGCGGGCTCGAGATCCACCCGTATACCGTGAATGACAAGGGAAGGATGCAGCAGCTGATTGACTGGGGGGTTACGGGAATGTTTACAAACTTTCCAGATCAGCTTCATGAAGTGAAAAAAGGGAAGTAG
- a CDS encoding AGE family epimerase/isomerase, protein MAIVRYYASRCIDTKNGGYINCFLDDGTICDYETKHLVGMSRFIYIFSVAAMISDSPAKYVEAAEHGLTFLEEHQHDKDHGGYYWILKGQDVYDSTKFAYGHAFVLLAVSTAYQAGIKKAGQLIEDVFDILETYFWRKEDGLYVDEISADWATVSPYRGQNANMHLCEAMMAAFEATGEARYLDRAYQLAHSVIFKLLPQSGSLIWEHYDENRKIDWEYNKDYTKSEFRPYGFIFGHSIEWSKLLQLLEKHKEEQWIFPQSERLFRTAADYGSDRRYGGIYYAMSPEGKIIDSDKLYWVMAEAIGASALFAAKTNKIAYRNFYEQIFKYCWRYFVDHKWGAWYQLLSVDNQKNSNIKSPPPKTDYHPITNCITAMKAFL, encoded by the coding sequence ATGGCCATCGTCCGTTACTATGCTTCGAGATGTATAGATACAAAAAATGGCGGTTATATCAATTGCTTCTTGGACGATGGAACTATTTGTGATTATGAAACGAAGCATCTTGTTGGTATGTCCAGGTTTATTTATATTTTCAGTGTGGCTGCGATGATTAGTGATTCTCCCGCCAAGTATGTGGAGGCTGCAGAACACGGACTAACGTTTCTTGAGGAACATCAGCATGACAAAGATCACGGTGGCTATTATTGGATTTTAAAAGGACAAGACGTCTATGATTCAACGAAATTTGCGTACGGGCATGCTTTTGTCCTGTTGGCTGTCTCTACTGCATACCAGGCGGGGATTAAAAAGGCCGGGCAGTTAATTGAAGATGTTTTTGATATTCTTGAAACTTATTTCTGGAGAAAAGAAGATGGATTATACGTAGATGAAATATCTGCTGATTGGGCAACTGTTTCACCTTACCGGGGACAAAACGCCAATATGCATCTGTGTGAGGCGATGATGGCAGCGTTCGAGGCAACAGGGGAAGCACGTTATCTCGACCGGGCTTATCAGTTGGCCCATTCGGTCATATTTAAGCTTCTTCCCCAGTCTGGCAGTCTGATCTGGGAACATTATGATGAGAATAGGAAAATAGATTGGGAGTACAACAAAGATTATACCAAAAGTGAATTTCGGCCTTACGGCTTTATTTTTGGACATTCGATCGAATGGAGCAAGCTGCTGCAGCTTCTGGAAAAGCACAAAGAGGAGCAATGGATTTTTCCGCAGTCAGAGCGATTATTTCGTACGGCGGCAGACTACGGAAGCGACCGCAGGTATGGCGGGATTTATTATGCCATGTCTCCTGAAGGGAAAATCATCGATTCAGATAAGCTTTATTGGGTTATGGCAGAAGCAATTGGGGCAAGCGCTTTATTCGCTGCAAAGACTAACAAAATCGCGTATAGAAACTTTTATGAGCAAATATTCAAATATTGCTGGAGGTACTTTGTCGATCATAAATGGGGAGCATGGTATCAGCTGCTGAGCGTCGATAATCAAAAAAACAGCAACATTAAAAGCCCTCCGCCTAAAACAGATTATCATCCGATTACAAACTGTATAACTGCAATGAAGGCTTTTTTATAA
- a CDS encoding ATP-binding cassette domain-containing protein, protein MTGTKNVQNKADLAIEASGLAKIFGKNRAVDGVDLAIPKGTVYGFLGPNGAGKTTTIRMLATLIKPDEGSARILGHDLVEEADAVRSRVSLTGQFASVDEDLSGMENLILIARLMGYTRKQAKERASELLHAFGLEEAAKRQVKKYSGGMRRRIDIAASIIVLPDLLFLDEPTTGLDPRSRNQIWDIVRELVGLGTTVLLTTQYLDEADQLADRIAVIDRGKIIAEGTSGELKASVGTGTLHIRLLDPETRPQAEKLLAEKLDTSITLASDPVALSARVTDTERVAFALGELARAGIKIADFSLGQPSLDEVFLTLTGRPAEEDAMKEEVGS, encoded by the coding sequence ATGACCGGTACGAAAAATGTCCAAAACAAAGCTGATCTTGCCATTGAAGCATCTGGTCTCGCTAAAATATTCGGAAAAAATCGAGCGGTAGATGGAGTAGATTTGGCGATTCCTAAGGGGACCGTTTACGGGTTCTTAGGTCCGAACGGTGCTGGGAAAACGACGACGATTCGCATGCTGGCGACGCTCATTAAACCTGATGAAGGCAGTGCAAGGATACTTGGACATGACCTTGTTGAGGAGGCCGATGCAGTGCGCAGCCGTGTCAGTTTGACAGGACAATTCGCTTCGGTCGACGAAGACCTCTCCGGTATGGAGAATCTTATTTTGATCGCCCGGCTTATGGGATATACACGGAAACAGGCGAAAGAAAGGGCGAGTGAACTGCTCCATGCCTTTGGTTTGGAGGAGGCAGCTAAGCGCCAGGTGAAAAAATACTCGGGCGGGATGCGGCGGCGGATTGATATTGCTGCCAGCATCATCGTCTTGCCCGATCTTTTGTTTCTTGATGAACCGACCACAGGGCTTGACCCTCGAAGCCGTAATCAAATTTGGGATATTGTTCGGGAGCTTGTGGGCTTAGGGACGACTGTTTTGTTAACGACACAGTATCTTGACGAGGCTGATCAGCTGGCTGATCGAATTGCAGTGATTGATCGAGGCAAGATCATTGCGGAAGGGACAAGCGGCGAGTTAAAAGCGTCTGTAGGAACGGGGACACTGCATATAAGACTGCTTGACCCGGAAACACGGCCGCAGGCGGAAAAGCTGCTGGCTGAAAAACTTGATACGTCTATAACTCTCGCATCTGACCCGGTAGCACTTTCCGCCCGGGTAACTGACACCGAGCGTGTAGCATTTGCTCTCGGCGAACTCGCACGTGCCGGTATTAAGATCGCTGATTTTTCCCTTGGACAGCCGAGTCTTGACGAAGTGTTTCTTACATTAACTGGCCGTCCGGCAGAAGAGGATGCTATGAAGGAGGAGGTAGGGTCATGA
- a CDS encoding molybdopterin-dependent oxidoreductase, translated as MNDFTMQENGVFPSVCSLDCPDQCGLLIHKENGKIVKVAGDKNHPVTQGNICNKVRNMTERIYDKKRLSVPLKRIGKKGEGKFEPISWREAIDTISSRWKKLIDKEGAESILPYSFYGNMGRLQSEGMDRRFFNYLGASQLERTICNTAGSVGYNYTMGSAHGIDPEETIHSKLFIFWGINAVSTNMHQITIAQKARKKGAKIVVIDVHKNQTGKLADWFIPINPGTDGALALGIMNILFEKNLQNDAFLKTYTTGHEELREHVKQYAPKKVANITGVPEEDLYQLAIMYGETSPAFIRIGNGIQHHDNGGMIVRTISCLPAITGQWLEKGGGATKGNSAFLQFNKQALQRPDLLKGRRPRSFNMNQLGTILTETDPPVYSLFIYGTNPAVVAPEANKVREGFMRDDLFTVVHDLFLTETAKYADIVLPATSSFENLDFYTSYWHHYIQIQQPVIKPFAESKSNTEVFRLLAKAMGFDEPALQDTDEDMIRQSLYNTGNSHIEGITYEALLENQFMKAKRQPLLPGTLKTPSGKIELYSEAMKKDGYSPLPVHTDLLDDSEFPLTFIPGPNHNYLNSTFSNNEKHQKLEKEPKAFINIDDANERGIKTGEKVRIWNDRGECVLTVSAGDQVLPGAVVTQGLWADAKDKQQLVNALAPDRLSDMGGGAVFFSGKVQIEKI; from the coding sequence ATGAACGATTTCACTATGCAGGAAAACGGTGTTTTTCCATCTGTTTGTTCTCTCGATTGCCCGGATCAATGCGGCCTCTTAATTCATAAAGAAAACGGAAAAATCGTAAAGGTTGCGGGTGATAAAAACCACCCCGTAACCCAGGGAAACATCTGCAACAAAGTACGCAATATGACGGAACGAATATATGATAAAAAACGTCTTTCGGTCCCTTTAAAGAGAATTGGGAAAAAAGGAGAAGGTAAATTCGAACCGATTTCTTGGAGAGAAGCGATTGATACGATCAGCTCCCGTTGGAAGAAACTTATTGATAAAGAAGGAGCCGAAAGCATCCTTCCCTATAGCTTTTACGGAAATATGGGACGGCTTCAATCTGAAGGAATGGATCGCCGATTCTTCAATTACCTAGGTGCAAGCCAGCTAGAGCGGACGATTTGCAATACTGCTGGTTCTGTAGGATACAACTACACAATGGGCAGCGCGCACGGAATCGACCCTGAGGAAACAATCCATTCAAAGCTGTTTATTTTCTGGGGAATCAATGCCGTTTCTACGAACATGCATCAAATAACGATCGCGCAAAAAGCCAGAAAAAAAGGTGCTAAAATCGTCGTCATCGATGTCCATAAAAACCAGACCGGAAAGCTTGCCGATTGGTTTATCCCGATTAATCCCGGGACAGACGGGGCGCTTGCGCTCGGCATCATGAACATTTTGTTTGAAAAAAATCTACAAAATGATGCTTTCCTCAAAACTTACACCACGGGGCATGAAGAACTGCGCGAGCACGTTAAGCAATATGCTCCTAAAAAGGTTGCAAACATAACGGGGGTTCCTGAAGAGGATTTGTACCAGCTGGCAATCATGTACGGAGAAACGTCTCCAGCCTTTATCAGAATTGGGAATGGCATTCAACATCATGACAACGGCGGAATGATCGTTCGTACCATTTCATGTCTGCCTGCTATTACGGGACAGTGGCTGGAAAAAGGAGGAGGAGCAACCAAGGGTAACTCCGCTTTCCTTCAATTTAATAAACAAGCGTTACAGCGTCCTGATTTATTAAAAGGACGCAGGCCCAGAAGCTTTAACATGAATCAGCTCGGAACGATACTGACGGAAACAGATCCGCCTGTTTATTCGTTGTTTATTTACGGTACAAATCCCGCAGTGGTTGCTCCAGAAGCAAATAAAGTTCGTGAAGGTTTCATGCGAGATGATCTGTTCACGGTTGTCCATGATTTATTTTTAACAGAAACGGCAAAATACGCAGACATTGTTTTGCCAGCAACGTCGTCTTTTGAAAATCTCGATTTCTATACGTCTTATTGGCATCACTATATACAAATCCAACAACCAGTGATCAAGCCCTTTGCCGAAAGTAAATCAAATACAGAAGTGTTTCGTCTTTTGGCAAAAGCGATGGGATTTGATGAACCAGCGCTTCAGGATACGGATGAAGACATGATTCGCCAGTCACTTTACAATACGGGAAACTCCCATATTGAAGGTATTACCTACGAGGCTCTGCTGGAAAATCAGTTTATGAAAGCGAAAAGACAGCCTCTTCTGCCTGGTACTCTTAAAACACCAAGCGGAAAAATTGAATTATATTCTGAAGCGATGAAAAAAGACGGTTATTCACCTCTTCCAGTACATACCGACTTACTGGATGACAGTGAGTTTCCGTTGACATTTATCCCTGGACCCAACCACAATTATTTAAATTCAACGTTTTCCAATAATGAAAAGCATCAAAAATTAGAAAAAGAACCGAAAGCCTTTATAAACATAGATGATGCAAACGAACGAGGAATCAAAACTGGCGAAAAAGTCCGTATCTGGAATGACCGGGGCGAATGTGTGCTGACCGTTTCAGCAGGAGACCAGGTGCTTCCGGGAGCGGTTGTCACGCAGGGGCTCTGGGCAGACGCAAAAGATAAACAACAGCTTGTGAACGCTCTAGCGCCGGACCGGCTGTCAGACATGGGCGGCGGAGCAGTCTTCTTTTCAGGAAAAGTGCAGATCGAGAAGATATAG
- a CDS encoding TetR/AcrR family transcriptional regulator, producing MKAIEAGTAERIIQAALQLMQNKGFKAVTIKEIAQAAEVSEMTVFRHFGTKKGVFEAAVKKYSYLSDFKNAFDEKILWDIEKDLYMIAQMYIELMIKNQPIFLIAVQERTTMPELADFVSKQTDRLKEYLTNYFLVMQDKKKMIKTNAKIQAMIFLTMLYGFFSSKALWKDQFIKESKEEFLQHTVAALSNGLKNR from the coding sequence TTGAAGGCAATTGAAGCGGGAACCGCGGAGCGAATCATTCAAGCAGCTCTTCAATTGATGCAGAATAAAGGTTTTAAAGCTGTAACAATAAAAGAGATAGCGCAGGCAGCAGAGGTGAGTGAGATGACTGTCTTCCGCCATTTCGGAACGAAGAAAGGCGTATTTGAGGCAGCTGTGAAAAAATATTCATATCTTTCTGATTTTAAGAATGCTTTCGATGAAAAGATTCTTTGGGACATAGAGAAGGATCTATACATGATCGCACAAATGTACATCGAATTAATGATTAAGAATCAACCTATTTTTCTGATTGCTGTCCAAGAACGGACGACGATGCCTGAATTGGCAGATTTTGTTTCTAAACAAACAGATCGATTGAAAGAATACCTTACAAATTATTTTCTCGTGATGCAGGACAAGAAAAAAATGATCAAAACGAACGCCAAGATCCAGGCGATGATATTCTTGACTATGTTATATGGCTTTTTTTCTTCAAAAGCCCTGTGGAAGGATCAATTTATCAAGGAATCAAAGGAAGAGTTCCTGCAGCATACTGTAGCTGCTTTGTCTAATGGATTAAAAAATAGATAA
- a CDS encoding small acid-soluble spore protein H has protein sequence MNSQRAQEISESPVMANVTYNGIPIYIQHVDESNETARIYPLDNPENEQEVSLRSLKELD, from the coding sequence ATGAACTCGCAACGGGCACAAGAGATTTCTGAATCGCCAGTTATGGCAAATGTCACTTATAACGGAATTCCAATTTACATTCAACATGTGGATGAGAGCAATGAAACCGCCAGAATTTATCCTCTCGATAACCCGGAAAATGAACAAGAGGTTTCATTAAGAAGCTTAAAAGAACTAGACTGA
- a CDS encoding 2-isopropylmalate synthase produces MSRKIWVFDTTLRDGEQVPGAKLNLNEKLEVAQQLKKLNVDIIEAGFSASSAGDFNAVKEIAEKVGNTDDIFITALARAVKADIDAVYHSVKYAQNPLIHIVLGTSDVHVEKKFRKSKSEILNIGVDAVKYAKTLLPNVQYSTEDASRADFEYLWATIEAVVKAGATIINVPDTCGYAEPEEFGELISKINDRLKNVNDHVLLSVHCHNDLGMATANTLAAIKSGADKVECTINGIGERAGNASLEEVVMSLNTRSDAYHAYTNINTKEIMNTSRIISNLMGLEVQVNKAITGENAFAHSSGIHQDGLLKSREAYEIINPIEVGLEDMELVLTARSGRHAVKNALQKLSFDSLTDTHFEGIFEAFLELADAKKEVYNHDLYVIVENYFAKHDNLNQNMTHYSDHFFELIDLQVISNTHFPSASVKVKKGDELLEGSSGGSGPIDALYSTIAEISELDLTLIEYNISSVSRGKEALGKVKIQVEYRGEKYMAKATDTDIMKASAFAFINAINSIIVDHFLQNSNRAHFTTNNG; encoded by the coding sequence ATGTCGAGGAAAATTTGGGTTTTTGATACGACTTTACGTGATGGAGAGCAAGTTCCGGGAGCTAAGCTAAATCTGAATGAAAAATTAGAAGTGGCACAGCAGCTGAAAAAGCTAAACGTTGATATTATCGAAGCGGGTTTTTCTGCGTCATCTGCCGGCGATTTTAATGCTGTAAAAGAAATTGCTGAAAAAGTCGGCAATACAGATGATATTTTCATCACAGCGTTAGCAAGAGCGGTAAAAGCTGATATTGATGCAGTTTATCATAGCGTGAAGTATGCGCAAAACCCGCTAATCCATATCGTTCTCGGTACTTCAGACGTCCACGTGGAAAAAAAATTCAGAAAATCGAAAAGTGAAATTTTAAATATTGGTGTCGATGCCGTAAAATATGCCAAAACACTTTTGCCTAATGTGCAATATTCAACAGAAGATGCGTCCCGCGCTGATTTTGAATACTTATGGGCAACGATTGAAGCGGTTGTCAAAGCAGGGGCTACGATAATAAATGTGCCTGATACCTGTGGTTATGCCGAGCCGGAGGAGTTTGGTGAACTCATCTCTAAAATTAATGACCGATTGAAAAACGTGAATGATCACGTGCTATTAAGCGTCCATTGTCATAACGATCTTGGTATGGCAACAGCCAATACGTTAGCAGCTATTAAAAGTGGTGCGGATAAAGTGGAGTGTACGATCAATGGTATTGGTGAAAGAGCAGGTAATGCTTCACTAGAAGAAGTGGTAATGTCGTTGAATACGCGCTCCGATGCCTATCATGCATACACCAACATTAATACCAAAGAAATCATGAATACATCAAGGATTATAAGCAATTTAATGGGACTTGAAGTACAGGTAAATAAGGCGATTACTGGAGAAAATGCTTTTGCCCATTCTTCAGGCATACATCAGGACGGATTGTTGAAATCAAGAGAAGCTTACGAAATCATAAACCCGATTGAAGTCGGTTTAGAAGATATGGAGCTTGTTCTAACCGCTCGTTCCGGGCGTCATGCAGTGAAAAACGCCCTTCAGAAATTAAGTTTTGATTCATTAACGGACACACATTTTGAAGGGATTTTTGAAGCATTTCTTGAGCTGGCTGATGCGAAGAAAGAAGTCTATAACCATGATCTATATGTGATCGTTGAAAATTATTTTGCAAAACACGATAATCTCAACCAAAACATGACGCACTATAGTGACCATTTCTTTGAACTGATTGACTTGCAAGTGATCAGCAATACCCATTTCCCTTCTGCAAGTGTAAAAGTGAAAAAAGGAGATGAACTGCTGGAAGGAAGCAGCGGCGGCTCAGGTCCGATTGATGCGTTGTATTCAACGATTGCAGAAATTAGCGAGTTGGATCTTACCTTGATTGAGTACAATATTAGCAGCGTTTCAAGAGGAAAAGAGGCACTTGGAAAAGTAAAAATCCAGGTCGAATACAGAGGAGAAAAATACATGGCGAAAGCAACAGACACGGATATTATGAAAGCAAGTGCATTCGCGTTTATCAACGCTATCAACAGCATCATCGTAGATCATTTTCTTCAAAACTCAAATAGGGCTCATTTTACGACAAATAACGGTTAG
- a CDS encoding ABC transporter permease: MSSPNTSEDKLKAALSARVRPQRPNGLNSSLTFGWRALLKIKYVPEQLFDVTLFPVMFTLMFTYLFGGALAGSTGEYLQFLLPGILVQTVVFTTIYTGVALNTDISKGIFDRFRSLPIWGPSPLVGAMIADTVRYSIASVIVIVLGLILGFRPAGGVLGVLLGILLLLIFAFSLAWIFTILGLVMRTPNSVMGVSMTVLFPLTFASNIFVNPETMPSWLQAFVNVNPITLLVTAVRGLMQNTATFGEVGWVLLASVVITAIFAPITMYLYRNKR, from the coding sequence ATGAGTAGTCCAAATACGTCTGAGGATAAATTAAAGGCAGCGCTTTCGGCTCGTGTACGCCCGCAAAGACCAAATGGCTTAAACTCTTCGCTTACCTTTGGCTGGCGGGCGCTATTGAAGATTAAATATGTCCCGGAGCAGCTCTTTGATGTTACATTGTTCCCGGTTATGTTCACACTCATGTTTACGTATCTTTTCGGTGGTGCGCTCGCTGGCTCGACCGGAGAGTATTTACAGTTTTTGCTTCCGGGAATTTTAGTCCAAACCGTGGTATTCACGACGATCTATACCGGGGTTGCGTTAAACACGGATATCTCTAAAGGAATTTTTGACCGTTTCCGCTCTTTGCCGATATGGGGGCCGTCTCCGCTTGTTGGAGCCATGATTGCTGACACCGTCCGCTACAGCATTGCTTCGGTCATCGTGATTGTTCTCGGGTTAATACTCGGTTTTCGTCCGGCCGGCGGTGTACTTGGTGTGCTGCTTGGGATATTGCTGCTCCTCATTTTCGCCTTCAGCCTGGCTTGGATATTTACGATTCTCGGATTAGTGATGCGCACTCCGAATTCCGTGATGGGAGTAAGCATGACTGTGCTCTTTCCGCTCACGTTTGCCAGTAACATCTTCGTTAATCCGGAGACAATGCCCTCTTGGCTGCAGGCTTTCGTCAACGTCAACCCGATTACCCTCCTAGTGACGGCAGTCCGCGGCTTGATGCAAAACACGGCGACCTTTGGAGAGGTCGGCTGGGTTCTATTGGCATCTGTTGTGATTACGGCTATTTTTGCACCGATTACGATGTATTTGTACCGGAACAAGCGATAA